GCTGCGCTGAGGCTGGCCCATACGCCGTCTTTGTGTAGGCGATTGCCCAGGCCCTTGGGGTAACAGTGGTCATGTGGGAGCAACTGTCTTCTTGTGGAAGCTGGCCTTGCCGGCGATGGGGCGCGTAGCGCCCCAGGCCCGGCTGTGCCGGGCATCGCCAGCAAGGCTTGCTCCTACGAATGAGCTATTTGCTCCTTCCAGGGCGTTCCGGTCTTGAGCATCGCATTTAGCCTCACTATCAATACTCGCATACACGCCACCACCGATACTTTCGCGCACTTCCCCTGGGCTCGCAGTGCTTTGTAGCGCTCGCAGAAGTCCTTGTTGTGCCGTATCACCACCCAGCAGGCCATATAGAGCGCCCGCCTGACTTGTGAGCGTCCCCCCCAGATTGAACGCTTGCCCGACTGCTTGCCGCTGTCCTGATTGAACGGCGCAACACCGACCAAGGCGGCAATTTCCTTCTTATCCACCTGGCCCAGCTCTGGCAGCAAGGCCATCAGCTTTCCGGCAGTAATCAGACCAATTCCTTTGACTTGAGTGAGCTGTTTAACCCGATCATCAGGCAAAGCTGCTGCCTGCTGTGCGATCTCTTGTTCCAGCGCTTGAATTTCACCCTTCAGATAGGCGATGTGTTGTTCCAACCGCAAACAAACACTGGGAGCCCGCGCCTGCTTCAGGCGCCGCTTGTCATCGTCGCGCTGTTGGACGAAGCGATCCCGCTGCATAAGCAGTTCGCGCAGCAAGGCCCGCTCGGGTGTCATCACCTGGCAAGGCCGTGGGGGCATAACTTCAGCCAGGTGAGCCAAAACAGCTGCGTCAATGGGATCGGTCTTGGCGCGTTTACCCATCGACTTGGCAAAGTCCCGGGCACGACTGGGATTGATCCGGCAAACCGGAAAATCGGCATCCTGCAGCGCTTTGAGGACATTGCACTCGTAGCCACCGGTAGCTTCGAGCAAGACCATTGAAACTGCATACCCGCCAAGCTTTTCGACGAGCAGTTGGAATCCCTTCAAGTCATTGGAAACACTGAAGTTCACCCCCTCAGGGCGGATGTGAACAGCAAGTGTGGCACTGGAAACATCGATGCCGACAGAGGAAGACATGGCCAAACCCTCTTAAACTCAAGGAGTGAGAGCGCTTTGGCTTGGCCCACGCTTGTGATTCGAGATTACGCCCCTCATCCAACTGTTCGGGCTCTCGCCAAAGTGGAACGGTGGATGGCAGCTTTTGCTCCCACACGTGCTCTGGGCACCTCGGGCTATCAGCTTGCCATTCACCGCTCTCACTTCAGATTCTATTCCCTCTCCAAGACACAAGCGGGCTTGCCCCGCCAATGAGGCCGCGCGGAGCATGGCACCGGCTTCGCCGGTGTTCGCGGGGCAAGCCCGCTCCCACAGGTTTGCTGCTAAATCAAAGCGTTAACTTTTCTTCTATGAGAGATTGCCCCGCCTCTTGGGGTTGCGCTGTCACGCAGAGAACAGGGGTCATTGTGGGAGCGGGCTTGCCCCGCGAATGAGGCCACGCGGAGCATGGCACCGGCTTCGCCGGTGTTCGCGGGGCAAGCCCGCTCCCACAGAGTTGCTGCTGAATCAATGCGTCAAGTTTTGTTCTATGGGAGCAGCACAAGGCTGCTCCAAAAGCGCGAAGGTCAGCGTAGGGTTCGCTCAATGCCCCCCAGCAGCAGGCTCTCCATCAGTCCCAGCCCTTCGCCTTCCGGCAGGCGCCGTGCCTGCAGCAGCCCTGGCAACTGGTTGAGCAACGTCGCCAGTACATGCGCGGTCGCCGCCAGCGCTTCGCCTTTAAGGCTTGCCCGCGGTGCAATCAGGTGCAGCACCCCCGTTTCGTAACGCCTACGCAGTAGCATCAGGCGCGCCTGTTGCGCCTCGCTCAAACAGCAAAAGTCACGCTCTGCCAGACGAAACTGCAAAGGCCGCTCGGCATGCAACTGCCAGTGCGCCGCGATCAGGCAAGACAACGCCGATGTGCCACGGGCCATGGCGCGGCGGCCTTGGTCTAGCGTTGCCTGCAGCTCTTCATACAACTCCTCGATCAAGTCGTACAACAGGTCCTGTTTGCTGGGGAAATGGTGATACAGCGAGCCCGCGGTCAACCCTATATGGGCTGCCAGTTCACGCATGCTGACCTGGCCGAAGCCCTTTTCGGCAAACAGCGCCATGGCCTGGTCACGTCGCTCTTCAAAGCTGGCACAGCGCATTGCAGCGTTGACCGGGGGCATGGCACTCGCTCCTCAATAGGTGAAGAAACCGCGGCCGCTCTTGCGCCCCAGCCAACCGGCCGCGACCATTTCCTTGAGCAACGGGGCAGGGCGGTACTTGCTGTCATTGAAGCCTTCATGGAAGGCCTCCATGATCGCCAGCAGGGTATCCAGGCCAATCAGGTCGGCCAGTGCCAGCGGGCCAATCGGCTGGTTGCAGCCCAGGCGCATGCCGGTGTCGATGTCCTCGGCACTGGCCAGGCCTTCCTGGCGCACGAAGACCGCTTCGTTGATCATCGGCACCAGAATGCGGTTGACCACGAAACCCGGGCGATTGCCGGCGGTAATCGGTGTCTTGCCCACCTTCTCGGTCACCAGCAAGGCCTGGGCATAGGTACTGTCGCTGGTCTGCAGACCACGGATGATCTCGACCAGAGCCATCATTGGCACCGGGTTGAAGAAGTGCACGCCGATGAAGCGCTCAGGGTGCTCGATGCTCGCGGCCAGTTGGGTGACTGACAGCGACGAGGTATTGGTGGCAATCAGGCAGTCGGCGGTAACGTTGGCCGCCACTTGCTGAAGAATGCGCTGCTTGAGCTGCAGGTTTTCGGTAGCCGCCTCGATCACCAGCTGCGCGCCATTGAGCTGGGCATAGTCGGTGCTGGTGCGGATACGAGCTCTTGCGGCTTGTGCTTTGTCGGCGTCGAGTGTGCCTTTGCTGACCTGGCGCTCGAGGTTTTTGCTCAAGGTCGCCACGCCACGCTCCAGCGCAGCATCGGACACGTCCACCAGTAGCACCTGATAACCCGCCACCGCGCACACTTGGGCGATGCCGTTGCCCATGGTGCCTGCGCCGATTACGGCAATGTGTTCAATGTTCATGTGTCAGTTTCCCTCAGACGCGCTCGAAGACCACGGCGATGCCTTGGCCGCCGCCGATGCACATGGTGGCCAGGGCGTAACGGCCCTGAATGCGGTGCAGCTCATGGATGGCCTTGGTAGCGATGATCGCGCCCGTGGCGCCGACCGGGTGGCCGAGGGAGATGCCCGAACCGTTCGGGTTGACCTTTTCCGGGTCGAAGCCGAGCTCACGGGCCACGGCGCAGGCTTGGGAGGCGAAGGCCTCGTTGGACTCGATCACGTCCAGGTCGTGGACGTTGAGGCCGGCTTTTTCCAACACCTTGCGGGTCGCAGGGATCGGGCCCAGGCCCATCAGTTCGGGTTCGACGCCGGCATGGGCGTAGGCCACCAGGCGTGCCAGCGGCTTCAGGCCCAGGCGGCGCACGGCGTCACCGCTGGCCAGCACCAGGCCGGCAGCGCCGTCGTTGATACCGCTGGCGTTGCCGGCGGTGACGGTGCCATCTTTCTTGAACACGGTCTTCATCGCGGCCAACTGCTCTGCGGTGACATCGCCACGCACGTGTTCGTCGACGCTGAACTGCACACTGCCTTTGCGGGTTTTCAGTTCCAGCGGGACGATCTGGCTGGTGAAGCGGCCTTCGGCAATGGCGCGCGCGGCGCGGCGCTGGCTGGTCAGGGCCAGTTCGTCCTGCATTTCACGGGTAATACCGTGTTTGGCCGAGACGTTTTCGGCTGTGATGCCCATGTGGAAGTGTTCGAAGGGGTCCTGCAGCACGCCGACCGTGTAGTCGATGCCTTGCAGGTCGCCCATGCGCGCGCCCCAACGTGCCTGTGGCAGCAAGTAAGGGCCGCGGCTCATGGACTCGGCGCCGGCCGCCAGGGCCACGTCGGTGTCGCCCAGCAGCAGGCATTGGGCGGCTGAGACGATGGCCTGCAAGCCCGAGCCGCACAGGCGGTTGACGTTGAAGGCAGGGGTTTCCTTGGGGATGCCAGCGTTCATCGCCGCCACCCGGGCCAGGTAGGCATCACGGGGCTCGGTGGGGATCACGCTACCCATCACCACATGGCCGATTTGCCCGGCATCCACGCCCGAACGCTCGATGGCGGCACGGGCCACGGCGGTGGCGAGGTCGGCCAGTGGCAGGTCCTTGAGAGAACCACCAAAGCCACCAATGGCTGAACGGACGGCACTGACGACGTAGATTTCTGCGCTGCTCATAAGGGCTCCGATTGCGAAGGCGTGGCGGGACCGGGCCCGGCTCTGCGAGAATGGCCGGCGATCCCTTCGATCATCCGAGTCTAGGCAAAGGCACTGCCAGAGCCTATGCCGGATCTGTTCAATCAACCTGGCACTTTTTGCCACTCAGCATAGACAGCGAAATCCGCCATGCGCGATAGCGATACAGTCGCCGTGTACTTCCTTGAGGCCATGCTTCATGCCCTGCGCGAACGCCCGAACGTGCGCGATGCGCACCTGCGTGCGGTCGGCATCGATCCACAGCTGCTCGAACAGCCCCAGGCCCGCGTGCCGGCCAAGGCATTCGCCCAGCTGTGGCTGGCCCTGATCGAGCTGCTGGACGACGAGTTCTTCCGCCTCGACAGCCACGGTATGCCGCCGGGCAGTTTTGCCTTGATCTGTCGTGGCGTGATTCACGAACCGAACCTGGAAAAAGCCTTGCGTCAGTGCATGGGTGGCTTTGGCCTGTTCCTGCGCGACCTGCGCGGCAGCCTTACGGTACGTGGCGCCAGGGCGGTGATCAGCGTGCAGTCGAGCATTGCCGACCCGTTGACCCGGGTGTATGCCGAGGAAACCTACCTGGTGTTGATGATCGGCCTGCTGTGCTGGCTGGCGGGGCGGCGTATCGGCATCGACCGCACTGAGCTTGCGGTGTCGCGCCCG
The sequence above is drawn from the Pseudomonas putida genome and encodes:
- a CDS encoding acetyl-CoA C-acyltransferase family protein, yielding MSSAEIYVVSAVRSAIGGFGGSLKDLPLADLATAVARAAIERSGVDAGQIGHVVMGSVIPTEPRDAYLARVAAMNAGIPKETPAFNVNRLCGSGLQAIVSAAQCLLLGDTDVALAAGAESMSRGPYLLPQARWGARMGDLQGIDYTVGVLQDPFEHFHMGITAENVSAKHGITREMQDELALTSQRRAARAIAEGRFTSQIVPLELKTRKGSVQFSVDEHVRGDVTAEQLAAMKTVFKKDGTVTAGNASGINDGAAGLVLASGDAVRRLGLKPLARLVAYAHAGVEPELMGLGPIPATRKVLEKAGLNVHDLDVIESNEAFASQACAVARELGFDPEKVNPNGSGISLGHPVGATGAIIATKAIHELHRIQGRYALATMCIGGGQGIAVVFERV
- a CDS encoding 3-hydroxybutyryl-CoA dehydrogenase, whose amino-acid sequence is MNIEHIAVIGAGTMGNGIAQVCAVAGYQVLLVDVSDAALERGVATLSKNLERQVSKGTLDADKAQAARARIRTSTDYAQLNGAQLVIEAATENLQLKQRILQQVAANVTADCLIATNTSSLSVTQLAASIEHPERFIGVHFFNPVPMMALVEIIRGLQTSDSTYAQALLVTEKVGKTPITAGNRPGFVVNRILVPMINEAVFVRQEGLASAEDIDTGMRLGCNQPIGPLALADLIGLDTLLAIMEAFHEGFNDSKYRPAPLLKEMVAAGWLGRKSGRGFFTY
- a CDS encoding TetR/AcrR family transcriptional regulator, which encodes MPPVNAAMRCASFEERRDQAMALFAEKGFGQVSMRELAAHIGLTAGSLYHHFPSKQDLLYDLIEELYEELQATLDQGRRAMARGTSALSCLIAAHWQLHAERPLQFRLAERDFCCLSEAQQARLMLLRRRYETGVLHLIAPRASLKGEALAATAHVLATLLNQLPGLLQARRLPEGEGLGLMESLLLGGIERTLR
- a CDS encoding IS110 family transposase, giving the protein MSSSVGIDVSSATLAVHIRPEGVNFSVSNDLKGFQLLVEKLGGYAVSMVLLEATGGYECNVLKALQDADFPVCRINPSRARDFAKSMGKRAKTDPIDAAVLAHLAEVMPPRPCQVMTPERALLRELLMQRDRFVQQRDDDKRRLKQARAPSVCLRLEQHIAYLKGEIQALEQEIAQQAAALPDDRVKQLTQVKGIGLITAGKLMALLPELGQVDKKEIAALVGVAPFNQDSGKQSGKRSIWGGRSQVRRALYMACWVVIRHNKDFCERYKALRAQGKCAKVSVVACMRVLIVRLNAMLKTGTPWKEQIAHS